The following DNA comes from Chloroflexota bacterium.
GTCATCTTCTATCGCAACAGCGCCAAGCGCATACACTGGCGCTTCCACGGCAGGGTTACGGTGCACGCATCCGGCACCGAACGCGAGCGCGTGATGGGGCTAACTCCCGCTCCAGAAATGGCGCGCGACCCTGAGCGCAAAGGCGTCGCCGTACTGGTGCACCTGGAAACCATCTCCGAGCTATCCGGCAACGTGCTGCAAGAGGCGGACAAGGGTTGAACCGGATATGAGAATTGCGGGAATAGACGAGCACATCCGTTACGAACCAGATGAGTGGTGCCCAACTCTGCTATCGATTGGCGTCGCCCTTCAAGGCGTGACGATAGCCCTGGCGAACACTGTGCTGTTCGTAACCATTGCCTTTCGGGCGGCGAGCTTGGGCGATGACTACATCTCGTGGGGCATCGCTTGCTCGCTGATAATCGGCGGGGCAATCACTGTTCTGCAGGCAGGTCGCCTCGGAAGGCTCGGAGCCGCGCATATCCTGATGACGGGAGCCAGCCCTCACTTCATAGCCGTATCGGTTCTGGCGCTGGAACTGGGCGGAATCTCCATGCTCGCAAGTCTCATCGTCGTTGCCTCACTGGTTCAGTTCGCCGTTGCCGCGTGGCTTCCGCTGCTCAGGCGCATCATCACCCCGGTCGTCTCCGGAGTGGCGCTGATGCTGATAGCGGTTACGGTGATGTCTATCGCAGTCGGAAGGCTGGGCGATGTGCCTGAGTCCGCTCCTCCGTCCGCCGGTCCTGCCGTAGCCGCCGTAACGCTGGTGGTCGCAACGCTGCTGGCGATGCGAGCCACGGGGCTTTGGAGGCTGTGTGGTCCACTCATCGGAATCGCTTCAGGCTGCGCGGTAGCCGCTCTCTTCGGGCTTTACGATGCGGGCAGGGTGATTGAAGCGTCCTGGCTTGACCTGCCGAATGTTGCGGCTTGGCACGGACTTGACCTGACGCCTGCTGGCGATTTCTGGACCATGCTGCCCGTGTTCCTGATTGTGAGTCTCGTGGGCGCAATTAAGACGAGCAGCGACGGCGTGGTGATTCAGCGGGTATCGCGGAACAGTCCGCAGGCAACCGACTTCCGCCTAGTGCAAGGCTCGGTCAACGCTAACGGGTTGGGCACGCTGCTGTCCGGAGTCGCGGGCACGCTGCCCACGATAGCCTACTCGCCGACCAGCCTTGCGCTCATCAACCTCACCGGAGTCGCGGCACGCAATGTCGGGTATGCAGTAGGCATCATCCTGTTGGGACTGGCTTTTCTGCCCAAGGTGGCTGCCATCCTGCTCACGGTCCCGACACCCGTCGCGAGTGCGTTCCTGCTGCCGATAATGGGCCTTCTCTTCGTCGAAGGCATGAGAACAGTCTTCCAAGGCGGTCTCGACCCGCGCAGGGTGATGGTGGCGGCGGTATCCCTCTCGGTCGGAGTGGGTCTGGTGACTCAGGACATTCTAGTGGATTTGCTGGGCAGAACTTGGGGCGCGCCGCTCGACAACGGACTAACCGCCGGGGTTCTCGTCGCGATGCTGATGACGGCGTTCATTGAACTGACCAGCCCGCGTAGGAAGCGCATGGAAGTTACTCTGGAGTCCTCGGCACTGCCTAAGGTGGATGCCTTCCTCTCCGAGATTGGTTCCGAAACCGGCTGGAGCGAAGATTCGACCGAGCGGCTGCGCGCCGCGGGCGAGGAGACGCTTTCGAGCCTGCTGCGTTCCGGTGAAGACCTTGACACGAGCACGGTGCCGCGCCTTATAGTCGTTGCGCGCCCCGGCGAGACGATTGAGTTGGAGTTCATGGCGGTCTTTGACGAGCAGAACCTCGAAGACAGGCTGGCGCACCTCAGCGACCAGGCCGAGGTGCCGGAGGAACACGAAATCTCCTTCCGGCTGCTACGGCACTACGCCTCTTCGGTGAGCCACAGGAAATATCACGGGATAGACATCGTTACGGTACAGGTAGAAGGCTCGAGTTAATTCAGATAGAATTATTTCGTTTCAGGAAATACATGCCCGTCTTGGGCATAAAGGCTTCAACACTGGAAAGGAGTGTTACCAATGGCAGGATATGTAGTCGTAAATGACGACATCAAAGACGAGGCGGTGTTCGAGGAGTTTCGAGAGCGGGTCGGGGCGACCGTAGAGGCGCATGGCGGCAGATACCTGGTGCGCGGCGGCGCCACCGAGGTGGCTGACGGCGACTGGACGCCCGACCGTCTCGTGGTGATTGAATTCGACAGCGTTGAGCAGGCGCGTGCATGGCTGAGTTCGCCAGAGTACCTAGAGATTAAGGACATTCGTGCAAGGTCGGCCAGCGCCAGCGTCATCATCGTGGAAGGCGTGTAGCCCGGTCGCGGTGTGAGACGAGACATAGTAATCGCCTTTGTTTGTCAGCGCTACGAGCCGAACTTGGCGCGCTGGGTGAAGTATGCTGCCATTATGACTATGGGAATGGCTACGATTATCGTGCCTAGCACGATGACTACGGCGCCGTATCCTAGCGATACGATGCTGTAGAACAGGTGCAGCACCCAGGAGAGCAGCACAGGGTCGCCCGGCTCGTCGTGGTGGGCAAGCACCGAAAGCAGCGGCAACGGGAACATTAGTCGCCTCCGCCGGCGGTCGCGGGGTTAGGCGTGCTCTGGTATCGCAGCGAGAATTTGCGCTCGTTAACCGAGTAGCTCGCGATAGTCGCGCCGAGCAGGAACAAGCCCGCTATCGCGAACGGTATTTCGTATGCGCCGAACCTGTCATACAGCACCCCAGCTAGATACACGCTCATCGCGCCGCCTATCTGGTGCGACATCGTGGATAACCCGTTCAGCGTGCCGATGTTCCTGACGCCGTAAATGTCCGCCGTCAGCGAGCTCGTCAGCGGTGGCGTCGCAAGCCACGACATGCCGGCAAGCACGGCGAACGACCAGATACCTATCATAGGCGATATCTGAATACCCCAGAACATCAGCGCAAAGCCGGGCAGCACCAGCATCACATACGCGAGGAAGCGCACGAAGTATATCGTGCCAAGCACATTCTTGCGGCTATACTTGTCCGCGAGCATGCCCGCCACGATTACGCCCACGATATTCAGTCCTTGCGATAATCCAAATGCCATCGCAGCAATTCCCGATGATATGCCCAAGTCGATGGCGAACGGCACGAAGTGCGCGGATATTATGATCGTCGTTATGCCGCAGACGAAGTACGCGCTCGACAGCTGCCAGAATGGCGACGATTTGAGCGAGTCCTTCCAGACTTCTGTCTGCAATGGGGTTTTTCTATCCACAACCGCCGTAGGACGCGCAACCTGCGTGTCGCCGGTGACTTCGTTGGCGTCGCCGTCCGGGTTTTCGCCGACCTCGTCGGGACTGTCCCGCAGGATGATGTACGCGAGCGGCAGTGCAAGCAACAACACGAATAGACCCAGCGCAGCCCACGCGAAGCGCCAGTTCGCCCACAGTATCAGCGATGCGGAGAACGGCGTAAGCAGCAGTCCTCCTGCCGAAGTGCCGGCAGTGGCGATGCTCAACGCCTTGGCGCGGTTTCGCAAGTACCACTTGGACAGCATCGCGTGAACGGTTACCAGCGAAACGCCGCTGGACGCCATGGACATCAGCACGCTGTAAATGAAAAACATGTACACTAGGGAGTTGTTCAGCTCGAACTGTCCCAGCAAGCCGCCCAATATGCTCACATTCACGCTGAACTCTGGGCCGATGCTTTGCGTGAAGGCAAGGGTTATCGTTGAGACACCAAGCAGCAGCAGGCTGCCGGAAATCACGGCGCGCCCGCCATATCGGTCGTACAGATTGCCGAAGAACGGCTGCGTTAGCGCGTTGACCAGTGTCCCCAAGCCGATGACGGCGGCGATGGCGGTGCGGTTCTGCCAGACGCCGTCCGCCTCCATCGGGTTGATGAAGATGCCCAAGCCGTTGCGCGCGCCCATGCTCACGAACAAGGCAAACATACTGCCCGCGACGATAAAGTAGCCGTAGAATAAGCGCTTCTGCCCAAATACCTGAAGCAACGCGGTCTCCTCAAAGAGTAATGCAGTGAGATTAACACCGCCCTGCCCGTTTAGCAAGGCAATCGTGAGGGCAATGTGGCTGTGGCGGCGGTACGGTCAGCTAGTGATTGCAACATCATTCGGCGGCGGCAATGTCCCCCCAAGGCCCTTACTCCTAATCCGGAAGGAACAATTATCCCGCCCTCATCCACTATGACAAACAGCGCTCAAACAGGTAAAATCGTGCTGAAATCTACACGGGCAGCACTTAGCGCGGGATAGGCAATTGGCACTGCAATTAGCGGCGACACTTTCATCGACACAGGCGCTCGGCGCGCTGCGACACCGCAACTTCCGGCTGTACTGGTTCGCCGGCATGGGGCAGGCGGCGGCGCTCGGCATGCAGTTCCTGATACTCGGCTGGCTGGTGCTTGAGCTCACGCGCTCGCCTACGCAGTTGGGCATCGTCATCGCCATCTACGGCGCGCCCAATCTTGCGATGCTGATGTTCGGCGGAATCTTCGCGGACCGCGTGGACAGGCGCTGGCTGCTGTTCTACAGCCAGACCATCGTCGCGGCGCTGATATTCGGCGCGGCGACTCTCACGCTGTACCAGCTCATATCCATCTGGCACATATACGGCATTTCGTTCGTGCTCGGCACGATACAGGGGCTGAACATGCCCGCGCGAATGGCGATAGTGCCGGACTTAGTGGGCAAAGACGACATCCTTAACGCGACATCGCTGAACATGGCGGTATTCAACACGGGTCGCATTATGGGGCCATCGCTCGCGGGCTGGATTATCCAATATGTCGGAATGGGACACGCGCTCTATTTCAACGCCATCTGCTACGCCTTGGGCAGCGTGTGCTTGCTGATGATGACGGGCGTGGAGTCGCGCAGCCATAACGACGACGCGAACATCCTGCGCGACTTCTGGGACGGTGTCAAGTTCGTGTGGATGACGCCGGTTGCGTTCACTCTGGTCGGCATGAGCTTCGCGTTCGGCTTCTTTGGTGCGGCGTATGTGCAGGTACTGCCCGCATTCGGCAAGGAAGTGCTGCGCCTGAACGCAGACGGCGCAGGATTCTTGCTCACGGTTGCGGGGCTGGGGTCGCTCGCGGGCAACATATACCTCGCGTCGCTGGGCAACGCCAAGCACAAGAACTGGCTGCTGCTCGGCATGATAATACTGTTCGGCGTGTCGCTGTTCTTTTTCGCGTTGTCGTCGATCTACCCCATATCTCTGGCGCTGCTGTTCCTGACCGGCATCGGCTTCACAGGCTTCATATCGATGGGCACGACGATATTGCAGTTGTCAACGCCACCCGAGCTGCGCGGTCGTATGATGAGCCTGTGGCTTATCGGCGCGGCGGTGCACTACATCGGAGCTTGGCCCCTAGGCACGGTCGGCGAGTACTGGGGCTGGCCCATGTCGCTGGGCGGCGGCGCGCTGGCGATGCTGGCGATGGTGTTCTGGCTAGGCATAATGCGCCCAACGCTGCGGCGGCTCACAGTCTAATTCACATCTATGGACGGGATAGGCAGGACAGCGGATAGGGTGTAATCGGCATGCTGGACTTTGCGCGGCTTTTCAAAGCCATCGGGTATTCGGTCAGCGGGTTTCGGGATGCACTCCGCGATGAGCCGGCGTTCCGTCAAGAGACCGCGCTGGCGCTCATCCTGATACCGTTGGCGGTCTGGTTGGGCGAAAGTAATATCGAGCGCGCATTGATGATAGGCGCGCTGCTTATCGTGTTAATCGCAGAACTGCTGAACTCGGCAATTGAGGCTGCGGTGGACAGGATAGGAAGTGAGGTCAACGAACTGTCGCGGAAGGCGAAGGACCTGGGTTCGGCGGCGGTGTTCTTAGCGCTGGCGCTGGCTGTGGTGATATGGGCGCTGATGCTGCTGAACTAGCCGAGTCCGAGTCCCACGCAGTCCGCGAATAGTCCCTATTCCCTATAGGGTAAGGTCAGGATAGGGCGATACTGCGCTATGGCACCTTCTCATAGATGGAGATGTGGTATTCGCTGGATGCGGTGAAAGGCGCGCCATACCAGTCGCCCCAACGCTCGCGGAGGCGCATGCCGGCGAGCTGCGCCATGAGGTCAAGCTCGGAGGGCCAAGAGTAACGCACCTGCACGGGATATAGCTTGACTCCCGACTCGCTGACGAACAGGTGTTGTGACTGGACGAGCTGATTAACCGGGTCGTGTCGGGAAATGTCAACCGAGACGAGGCCAGACTCGACCCTACCGGCGCTGATATTCTGATTGCGGGTAAAGCGTGTTTGGTCGGGGACGAAGGCTTCGACGAGGAAGACGCCTTCGTCGGTGAGGTGCGCGGCTACGCTTTGGAAGCATTGCACTTGGGCTTCCTGCGAAGTTGCCTGAAATAGGGTATTGAAGACGACATAAATGAGATTGAACCGCTTGAGTTGCCGGTCAGCGCTTATGGTGAACTCGGAGAAGTCGCCTATGGTTACGGGGATGTCGTTGCCGTCGGGCTTGGCGCGCATCTGGGCGACGATAGCTTCAGAGGCGTCTATGCCGTGAACTTCAACGCCGCGTGCCGCGAGGGGTAACGCGACCCTGCCCGTGCCGATGCCGAGTTCGAGCGCAGGTCCGTCGCCCGCAAGCTTGGCAAGCGCTTCGACAGTCGCGCCAACATCGGCGCGCATGGGGTACATTTCGTCATAGACATCGGCGATTTTGTCCCCGTAGGTTGCAACGGTGTAGTCATTCATGCCCTCTCCCTAACCAAAAGATACCTTGTGGATTTGACGCGGAGCGCGTGTATAATCATCATACAATCCATAGTACACGCGAGAATGGGCTAGGTGAAAGCATTATGACCACTGTTGCCGGCGCAGCGCCGCTGTTGGAAGCCGAAGGTAGCCCGCTGCTGATTCTTATAGATGGCCACGCGCTTGTGCATCGGGCGCACCACGCGATCCGAGACCCGCTTACGGTGCAAAGCTCGGGCGAGGTGGTGTCGGGCGTGTATGGCTTTTTGAACATGTTCCTGCGCACTCTCGAAGAGTGGAAGCCGACTCATTGCATCGTTACCTTCGATGTGTCCGCTCCAACGCACCGGCACACGGCGTTTCCGGATTACAAAGCGCACCGTCCGCCCACACCGCCGGAGTTGCGACCGCAGTTCGACCGTGTGCGGCAGTTTATGGAAGCGTTCAGCGTGCCGGTGTTCGAGATGGCGGGCTATGAAGCGGACGACCTGCTCGGCACACTGGGCGCGCAGGCCGAGTCGGCACATCTGAACACGCTGATACTCACCGGCGACAGCGACATCCTGCAGCTCGTGTCGCCGTCGGTGCGCGTGCTGCTCGACTCCGGCAGACAGCGCGCGCGGGCATACGACATCGCCGGGGTGCGCGAACGCTACGATGGCTTGGGGCCGGAGCATGTGGCTGAAATCAAGGCGCTGGAAGGGGATAAGTCGGACAACATCCCTGGTCTGCCGGGCGTGGGCAATAAGACAGCGGTAAGGCTGCTCACCGAATACGGCAGCATCGAGGGAATCTACGAACACATTGACGAAGTGAGCGCTCTTCCGAAATTAAGGGGCGCGAAGAAGATACAACAGACGTTGATAGACAACGAAGAACTCGCCCTGCAATGCAAGATGCTCACGACCATCGTGCGAGACGCGCCGGTTACGCTTGACTTGGACGCGGCGCGGTTCGGCGGGTTCGCGCGCGCCGATGTCGTGTCACTGATGCGCGAGCTCGAATTCTTCAGCATGCTCAACCGCATACCATCGGCAGGCGCGGAGTTCGAGCAGATGGGAATGTTCGATGAGCCGCAAGAGCCGCGCGTGGAGACCGAGTACATCGTGGTGGATACCGACACGGCGCTTGACGATATGTTGCGCGCGCTAGAATCGTCCGAGATTGTCGCGTTCGACACCGAGACGACATCGCAGACGGCAATGCTCGCGGAACTCGTCGGGCTGTCGTTCTCCAACGAAGAAGGCAAGGGCTGGTACGTGCCTGTCGCGCACTCCGAAGGGCGGCAGCTGGCGCGCGACCATGTGCTGGAACGCCTGCGACCACTGCTGGAATCGGGCAAGGCGTGCCTCACCGCGGATGACAAAAATTATGCGCTTGCCGCGCACAATGCCAATTACGACATGACAGTTCTGGCGAACTACGGCATCAACATACGGCACATCGCTTTCGACACAATGATAGCGGCGCACCTGTGCGGGCGCACGCGCACTGCGGTCGGACTGAAACCGCTCGCGCTGTCCATGCTGAAGGAAGAGATGACGCCCATCGAGGACATAATCGGCAAGGGGCGCAATCAGACTACGATGGACAAGGTGGCGATTACCACTGCCGCCGACTATGCGGCAGCCGACGCCGATATGACATACCGCCTCGTCGATGTGCTTGCTGGCGAACTCGCGGACAACAGCCTGCGCCACACATTTGATACGCTTGAGATGCCGCTCGTGCCTGTGCTGGTGAAAATGCAGCGCGACGGCGTAGCCATTGACACGGGTGTGCTCGCGCCGATGTCCACCGAACTCGGTGAGCAGATAGACGCCATCACACAGAGCATGTACGACACGGTGGGGCACGAATTCAACCTGAACTCGCCCAAGCAGCTCGGCGAAGTGCTCTTCACGGAGTTGCACCTACCCGCAAGGCGAAAAACGGCGAGCGGCGGCTTCTCCACGAACGCGGCGGCGCTGGACGATCTGAAAGAGTTCTTGGACAGCGGCAACGCGGAAGGCGTCGATCCGAAGGCGTATCAGGTGCTGGACTTGGTACTGGAATATCGGCAGCTGTCCAAATTGAAGTCAACTTATGTCGATGCGCTGCCCGCGCTGGTAAATCCACATACGGGCAGGATTCACACCGAGTACAAGCAGACCGGCTCCGACACCGGACGGCTGTCCAGCACCGAACCGAATATGCAGAACATCCCTGTGCGCACCGAGTTGGGGCGGCGTGTGCGCTCTGCGTTCGTCGCGGAGAACGCGCCGGAATGGACGCTGCTTGGCGCGGATTATTCGCAGATTGAGCTGCGGATACTGGCGCACTACTCGCGCGACGAAGGACTTGTCTCCGCGTTCCTAAACGGCGAGGACATTCACGCGGCGACGGCGGCGAGCGTCTATGACGTGCCGATTGGCGATGTCGATTCCGAGATGCGGCGCGTGGCGAAGATAATGAATTTTGGCGTGCTGTACGGGCTAAGCCCGTTCGGCATCAGGCAGCAGACCGGGCTCAGCGCGGACGAGGGCAGGCAGTTCATCGACACATACTTCGCCAAATATCCCGGCATCGAGCGTTACATCGACGGCATCAAAGAGCGGGTGCGAGCCGAAGGCTATGTGGAGACGCTGATGGGCCGTCGCAGACGCATCGGCGAGATTAGTTCGCGCAACTTTCACACACGCGCGGCAGGCGAGCGCATGGCGGTAAACATGCCAATTCAGGGCACAGCAGCGGACATCATCAAATTGGCGATGATACGCATTCAGCAGCGCCTCTACGAACTTGGCATGCGCTCCAAGATGATAATCCAAGTGCACGACGAGCTCATATTTGAAGTGCCGCGAAACGAACTAGCGCAGATGCAGGCGATAGTAATGGAGCTGATGCCGTCCGCCGTCCCGCCCGATGTGGGATTTGAAGTGCCGCTGGAAGTAGAAATGAAGACCGGCGACAACTGGGGTGAGATGGGGTAAGCGGCATGCTGGAAACATCACCGAACTTCATCGTCCGCCTGCATCAGGGCGGCTACGACTACGCATACCTGCGGCGTATATTCCAAGCGGCCGATGCGCTGGGATACGACGGCGCGTCTCTATATGACCTGCTGGGCATCCCAACGCTGGAATGCTGGACGACGCTGTCCGCGTTGGCGGCGGAGACGGAGCACATACGGCTGATTCCGATGGTTCTGGCGAACCTGTACCGCCATCCCGCAACGCTGGCGAAGATGGCGGCTACACTGGATGTGATAAGCGATGGCAGGCTGGTGCTGGGCATCGGCGCTGGCGGCGGCGAGGGCGACCATAAGGCATACGGTCTGCCCTACCCGTCCACACGCGAACGAGCGCGAATGCTCAGCGAGGCGGCGCAGGTGATACGGCTGCTGTGGTCAGGCGAGCGCGTCAGCTTTGATGGCGAATACTACCGGCTGGACAATGCGCTGTGCGACCCTGCGCCAGCGCAGCATCCGAGTCCGCGCCTACTAATCGGCGGACACGGCGAACGATACCTGCTGCGTGTGGCAGCGCAACACGCGGACATCACGAATATGCACGCCGATATGAGCATCGCAGAGCATCACACTAAGCGGCGCGTGTTACACGTTCACTGCCGCGCGGTCGGTAGGGATCCGTCGGCAGTATCGCTGAGCCACAACGCGAGCGTGTTCATCGGCAAAGACAAGGCTGCGGTCGATGCAATGCTGGCAGAGCATGCCACGCGGCACAGCATTTCACCACAATGGTTCAAGGCAAATCTGGGCAACGCCATAGTCGGCACGCCACAACAATGCATAGACCAACTGCGACAGTACACCGACTACGGCATTCGCTGGTTCTTCCTGCTATTCCCGGAGCCGGTAAGCACGTCAGACTTGGAATTATTCGCGAATGAAGTGCTGCCGCGCTTCAAGTAAGCCAGTTGGCAAGATGGTCGGCACGCTGTCAATGGCACACACTGCCCATCGCCGTGAGTTACTTGCTGCCGCGGTAGTCGCGGAAGGGGCCGTCGCGCCAGTCTAGGGCTGCCTTCAAGCCCTCTTCACGCGAGCGGCGCGCGAACTCTTTGACGATGGGCGCTTGGTGCGCGACGGCGTCCGTCTCGGCGGCGATGTGCTGCAAGGTGTTGCGTCCCATCAGCTCTAGCGCGCGATTGACAATGCTCTTGTTCGCGGCGAGCAGCTCCCAAGGGATGCGCGCCATTGTGCAGGCGAGGTCTTCAACCGCGTCTTCGAGTTCTTCGCGCGGCACGGATTTCCAGACTAGCCCGATTTCTTCCGCGCGCTTGCCGGACACGGATTCGCCGGTCAGCAAGAACCACTTCGCCCACTGTGGGCCGACCATATATGTCCACATGTGCGTCGGCGGCGTGCCCATCGAGCGCACGGGCGGAAATCCAATCTGCGCGTCGTCTGCGGCAATGGAAATGTCGCAGTGCATTGCGAGGTCGGTGCCGCCCGCGATGCAGTAGCCGTGAATGCCCGCGATGACAGGCTTGCTCATATTCAGCACCTGCGCCATCGTGTTCGGCGTCTGCTTCATGCGGTGAATATCGGAGCGGATGTTGTCGCGGCGTTCCTGCGCGGCGGCGGCTTCCTCGGGCGTCGCCGGCGGCGTGATGTCATAGCCGGCACAGAATGCGCGGCCATTGCCCATCAGCGTCATCACGCGCACATCCGGGTCGTCGTCCGCGCGCTGCAGGCAATCGACCATCTCCAATTGTAGTTCGCGGCTGAGCGCGTTGAGCTTCTGCGGCCGGTTGAGCCTAACGCGCCCAATGCCGCCCGATGCGTCATATTCGATGAATTCGTAAGTCATGCGGAAAACCTCTAATGTAGGATTGCGCGATATTGTAGCACAGGGACGGGGGCTAACATCGATGGATAGGATAGACAGGATGGGATTAGGGGATAGGCTTGTCCAGCACATACACGATAAAGTTAGGGATGCGGTACTCGTCGTCGAAGGTGGGGTTGGCGGCG
Coding sequences within:
- a CDS encoding MFS transporter, translating into MLQVFGQKRLFYGYFIVAGSMFALFVSMGARNGLGIFINPMEADGVWQNRTAIAAVIGLGTLVNALTQPFFGNLYDRYGGRAVISGSLLLLGVSTITLAFTQSIGPEFSVNVSILGGLLGQFELNNSLVYMFFIYSVLMSMASSGVSLVTVHAMLSKWYLRNRAKALSIATAGTSAGGLLLTPFSASLILWANWRFAWAALGLFVLLLALPLAYIILRDSPDEVGENPDGDANEVTGDTQVARPTAVVDRKTPLQTEVWKDSLKSSPFWQLSSAYFVCGITTIIISAHFVPFAIDLGISSGIAAMAFGLSQGLNIVGVIVAGMLADKYSRKNVLGTIYFVRFLAYVMLVLPGFALMFWGIQISPMIGIWSFAVLAGMSWLATPPLTSSLTADIYGVRNIGTLNGLSTMSHQIGGAMSVYLAGVLYDRFGAYEIPFAIAGLFLLGATIASYSVNERKFSLRYQSTPNPATAGGGD
- a CDS encoding LLM class flavin-dependent oxidoreductase, whose translation is MLETSPNFIVRLHQGGYDYAYLRRIFQAADALGYDGASLYDLLGIPTLECWTTLSALAAETEHIRLIPMVLANLYRHPATLAKMAATLDVISDGRLVLGIGAGGGEGDHKAYGLPYPSTRERARMLSEAAQVIRLLWSGERVSFDGEYYRLDNALCDPAPAQHPSPRLLIGGHGERYLLRVAAQHADITNMHADMSIAEHHTKRRVLHVHCRAVGRDPSAVSLSHNASVFIGKDKAAVDAMLAEHATRHSISPQWFKANLGNAIVGTPQQCIDQLRQYTDYGIRWFFLLFPEPVSTSDLELFANEVLPRFK
- a CDS encoding MFS transporter, with translation MALQLAATLSSTQALGALRHRNFRLYWFAGMGQAAALGMQFLILGWLVLELTRSPTQLGIVIAIYGAPNLAMLMFGGIFADRVDRRWLLFYSQTIVAALIFGAATLTLYQLISIWHIYGISFVLGTIQGLNMPARMAIVPDLVGKDDILNATSLNMAVFNTGRIMGPSLAGWIIQYVGMGHALYFNAICYALGSVCLLMMTGVESRSHNDDANILRDFWDGVKFVWMTPVAFTLVGMSFAFGFFGAAYVQVLPAFGKEVLRLNADGAGFLLTVAGLGSLAGNIYLASLGNAKHKNWLLLGMIILFGVSLFFFALSSIYPISLALLFLTGIGFTGFISMGTTILQLSTPPELRGRMMSLWLIGAAVHYIGAWPLGTVGEYWGWPMSLGGGALAMLAMVFWLGIMRPTLRRLTV
- a CDS encoding crotonase/enoyl-CoA hydratase family protein, translating into MRASHSAHSTSLCPQPKNSPPTPPSTTSTASLTLSCMCWTSLSPNPILSILSIDVSPRPCATISRNPTLEVFRMTYEFIEYDASGGIGRVRLNRPQKLNALSRELQLEMVDCLQRADDDPDVRVMTLMGNGRAFCAGYDITPPATPEEAAAAQERRDNIRSDIHRMKQTPNTMAQVLNMSKPVIAGIHGYCIAGGTDLAMHCDISIAADDAQIGFPPVRSMGTPPTHMWTYMVGPQWAKWFLLTGESVSGKRAEEIGLVWKSVPREELEDAVEDLACTMARIPWELLAANKSIVNRALELMGRNTLQHIAAETDAVAHQAPIVKEFARRSREEGLKAALDWRDGPFRDYRGSK
- a CDS encoding diacylglycerol kinase, which translates into the protein MLDFARLFKAIGYSVSGFRDALRDEPAFRQETALALILIPLAVWLGESNIERALMIGALLIVLIAELLNSAIEAAVDRIGSEVNELSRKAKDLGSAAVFLALALAVVIWALMLLN
- a CDS encoding DUF1330 domain-containing protein, which gives rise to MAGYVVVNDDIKDEAVFEEFRERVGATVEAHGGRYLVRGGATEVADGDWTPDRLVVIEFDSVEQARAWLSSPEYLEIKDIRARSASASVIIVEGV
- a CDS encoding pyridoxamine 5'-phosphate oxidase family protein produces the protein MAISITDDMRQKINGALGDGYPCYVGTASADGRPQISMRGSVAVYNDRTLCWWERGMRSSVDNIDENPQVVIFYRNSAKRIHWRFHGRVTVHASGTERERVMGLTPAPEMARDPERKGVAVLVHLETISELSGNVLQEADKG
- a CDS encoding class I SAM-dependent methyltransferase, with amino-acid sequence MNDYTVATYGDKIADVYDEMYPMRADVGATVEALAKLAGDGPALELGIGTGRVALPLAARGVEVHGIDASEAIVAQMRAKPDGNDIPVTIGDFSEFTISADRQLKRFNLIYVVFNTLFQATSQEAQVQCFQSVAAHLTDEGVFLVEAFVPDQTRFTRNQNISAGRVESGLVSVDISRHDPVNQLVQSQHLFVSESGVKLYPVQVRYSWPSELDLMAQLAGMRLRERWGDWYGAPFTASSEYHISIYEKVP
- the polA gene encoding DNA polymerase I, encoding MTTVAGAAPLLEAEGSPLLILIDGHALVHRAHHAIRDPLTVQSSGEVVSGVYGFLNMFLRTLEEWKPTHCIVTFDVSAPTHRHTAFPDYKAHRPPTPPELRPQFDRVRQFMEAFSVPVFEMAGYEADDLLGTLGAQAESAHLNTLILTGDSDILQLVSPSVRVLLDSGRQRARAYDIAGVRERYDGLGPEHVAEIKALEGDKSDNIPGLPGVGNKTAVRLLTEYGSIEGIYEHIDEVSALPKLRGAKKIQQTLIDNEELALQCKMLTTIVRDAPVTLDLDAARFGGFARADVVSLMRELEFFSMLNRIPSAGAEFEQMGMFDEPQEPRVETEYIVVDTDTALDDMLRALESSEIVAFDTETTSQTAMLAELVGLSFSNEEGKGWYVPVAHSEGRQLARDHVLERLRPLLESGKACLTADDKNYALAAHNANYDMTVLANYGINIRHIAFDTMIAAHLCGRTRTAVGLKPLALSMLKEEMTPIEDIIGKGRNQTTMDKVAITTAADYAAADADMTYRLVDVLAGELADNSLRHTFDTLEMPLVPVLVKMQRDGVAIDTGVLAPMSTELGEQIDAITQSMYDTVGHEFNLNSPKQLGEVLFTELHLPARRKTASGGFSTNAAALDDLKEFLDSGNAEGVDPKAYQVLDLVLEYRQLSKLKSTYVDALPALVNPHTGRIHTEYKQTGSDTGRLSSTEPNMQNIPVRTELGRRVRSAFVAENAPEWTLLGADYSQIELRILAHYSRDEGLVSAFLNGEDIHAATAASVYDVPIGDVDSEMRRVAKIMNFGVLYGLSPFGIRQQTGLSADEGRQFIDTYFAKYPGIERYIDGIKERVRAEGYVETLMGRRRRIGEISSRNFHTRAAGERMAVNMPIQGTAADIIKLAMIRIQQRLYELGMRSKMIIQVHDELIFEVPRNELAQMQAIVMELMPSAVPPDVGFEVPLEVEMKTGDNWGEMG